In Aythya fuligula isolate bAytFul2 chromosome 25, bAytFul2.pri, whole genome shotgun sequence, the DNA window TCCCAGCTGCCCGGGCGCAAGCAGGGACCGAACGGGCAGCGGGGCCGTACGTGGGGCCACGCTGTCACCCGCACCTCCGGCACCCAGGAGCAGGGGTAGCAGGGTCTAACGGGTGTCCCTCTGTCCCCGCAGGTTGTCGCGTGTCCGTGGGGGCTCGGGGTCGGagcccagagcagccagcaccatAGCGTCCAACAGCTGGAACGCCAGCggcagccccggggaggggCGGGAAGATGGCCAGGACGGCATGGACAAGAGTCTGGACAATGATGCCGAGGGGGTGTGGAGTCCGGACATCGAGCAGAGCTTCCAGGAGGCGCTGGCGATCTACCCCCCCTGCGGCCGGCGGAAAATCATCCTCTCGGATGAGGGCAAGATGTACGGTGAGTATTGGGGACAGGACGGCACCCGGCGGCACGGGCGCCTCGCCGGGCTTGGAGTTACAAACCGGGGCTGAAGCGAAGCCTCCTGCCCCGAAACCACGTCTGGGGAGCTCCCCCGGCCCCAAAAGCGCCTCCCcaagctgctgggagcagggcgGGCGGCGGTGACCCGTGTCCCCTTGGCGGTGCCGGGGCCGTCCCCTCCCTGCGTGCCGGCTCTCCCTCCCGCGCCCTCCCTCTCTCGGCCGTGCCGGACCGACAGGTTTGGTGGAGCCGAAGCCGTGAGGCAGGGAGCGGGCACGGCTCCCTCCCGCGCCCCTCCGCACCGCTCCCCAAACCTTCCCCGACCGCAGCCCGACGGCGGGGAGCACCCCAAAAGAAGCGTGGCCGGGGTCACCGGCCCGCCCCGAGCTCCCGGTTCTGGTTTCAGTGCCACCGTTGGTGAAATGGGGTTGGTGGATTTTCTGGGGTCCCCCCAAACGCCTCTGTCCTGGTGGCAGGTGATGCGGGCAGGGGCGCCTGGTGCCACCGAGGAGGAAGGTGCCacggtgtccccatccctgcctcgGCAGggattcctcctcctcccgtgCTGTCACCCCCAGGACCGGTGACCTCGGTGCCATCTCCACGGCACCGGTGCCTCCACCCCTGACCTCCAACCCAAAGCCACCGGTGTCACCGCCGTCACCCACACACAGCAGAGAGGGACGGGCAGATCTGGGGGTCCGCGTGCGACGCTGTGGTGCCCGGGACACGCCGCAGCCACCCCCATCCCCGCGCCACCCACCCGTGCCACCCCGTTTGCCGGGGCCCCCGGCCGGGGCTGGCGGCCGAGGGGAGCGCAGGGCTTCCCGCGCGGGCGCATTTTTTGGATTTCTCCAGGAATAGCTGAAGTGCCGCCGGGAGCCTGGCCCCGCGCAGCACGCCCGGGCGCAGACCGGTTTTTCCAGCCTTTTGGAGACATCTGGCAGCTGCTTAAAGAGGCAGCGGCCCCCGCCGCCtttcatcccccccccccagagccctcCGCAGCGCCCAAAagcctccccacctcctcccggGGCTGcgcaggggctggggacccccGGGGGGCCGAGCTGAGCCCTGGTGGGGCACGGCAGGGGGCCCTTCTCCTGCAAGCAATGCGGGGGTGGAAAGCAGGGTCCGACCCGAATCGGGGCTggcaaaaccccaaaaccccggGGAGGGCGCTGGGGTTCTTTTGGGGGCTGCACATCCCCGCGCGAGGCACCCAGATGGGAGCGATATTTTGGGGAGCCCCTTGGCAGCACCCAAAGCGCTTGGAGCCGGAGATGGGTGGCCTCACCCTGCGCCCAGCACCCTACATCCAGGGCCTGGTGGGTGCCAGCGTCCCGTAGGGTTGGGGCGAGCGACGCACGCGTGCCCCAGGAGCAGGTgggagccgcggggccgggccgggcacgCTGCTCGCGCCGCTCGTCGGCCGCCGGCGTGTCCCACTGGGTTATTTTTAACAGGGCCGTCCAACTGGTTCACGTGGTGGTGTCAGGGGAGAGGAATTCGGGGAATGTGGTAATTTGGAGGAGGACGTGCCCTCGCCGAGGGAATGGCACGGCCCCGGGTGAATCATCacggggggacggggacggccGTGGGCACCCGgatgggtgctgcagggtgcagCCGGCCCCGGGTGGTGCCGGGATGCGGGGTGAGGCGGGGATGGGTGCGGGGAGAGGTGTGGGGAGATGCCCGGTGCTGGGCACAGGGTGCTGGGCACAGGGTGCTGCCCCGCTCGGGTGCGTAATCGCAGCCGGGTTTCATTTCCCATATTTATTTCCCAAGGGCTGAGCATGGGGATGGGATTCGGGAGCGGGGAGACGCCGAGGTGCTCGGGGAAGGCGTACCCGTGCTCCAGCACCGCATCTCCCCGCAGCCAGGGCCGGGCAGCGCCCCACTACAGGGCGTCACGTCACCcgggcacccttgggtgctgacCAGGGCAAGGCAGGGCTGGGCGCGGGGTGCccggggcgggcgcggggccgcggctCCATCCACGCTGAGGTTTCGGCAAGCGAGAGCGAGCAAGCCCAGGTGGTTCGTTAGGAGCTGCTGGCTAATTAAAAGGCGGCCCAAACGGTGATACTCACACCGCAGCCGAGGCTGGGTGACAACACGCCGGGGCACCTTGGTGCTTcggggctgctgcggggtggcaccggggcacccatgggtgctacGAGGGGACAGGACGGAACGAGGGGACACCTCGCCGGCTGCATTCGGTGTGCCCACACTGCCAGGGGACCCACGGTGGCCCCCGGCCACCACCCCCTGCCCGCTGCGGGCACCCCGAGGCGCAGCCGTCCCCGCAGCACCTGGCCCTGTCGCTCCCCCcgcgtgtccccccccctcctcggAGCGCCCAGTtgctgcggggctgggaggggacgcCCGGGGTGGGGgttattttttatctatttatttatttaattttaaagagtgctctttttttttttttttttttttttttttctttttttaaaagtcgAAACCCGCTCCAAGGGCATTTCGACAAGTTCCAACCACGACCATCTGgtccattaaaataaatctggcGTGCCTGCCCGCCCCCGTGCGCGGGGGGCGAGGCggcggggggacggggacggggctgggagaagaaagctcccagctgctctgacGTTTGAACGTAGATTGGCCACAGCTGGCCCGTAAAATGTGGCGCAAAAGCACTTCTGCTTCGAATTAAGCCCAGGACATTAGGAAATACTGGTGGAAAGGCCAGCATGGCTCGCGAGCGCTTGTGGGGGGAagcggggagccgggggggggacCCCAGGACCCCCGTGGGAAGGGCTGCGGGAGGGGGGTTGGCTGGCTCCCCCGCTGCAGTCAGATTTTTGGGGGGTCCTTGGCCACCGGTGTTGGGGGCACAGCAGTGGGGGGGGTCCCTGGTGGCTGCCAccccccgccgagccccccAGTCCCTGCCCCACGGTGCTGCTGAGCCCTGAGGGTAGGGGCTAAAAGAGGGGGGTCCCTGTGCTTTGGCTGGGCGGCGGCCACCCCCATGTCCCCTCGGGGCCACCCCGGTGTCCCCTGGAGCCAGCCAGCCGTCGAGGCAGCGCCATCTCCCGGCAGAGCCTCCCTCATTAAGGACCGGCCTCGTTATGGACCGGTGCTATCGGGTCCCCTGGGgctgtccccttgtcccccactgtccccttgtcccctccctgtccccgctgtccccccaCGCTGACGACTGCGCTCCCCCGGCAGGTCGCAACGAACTGATCGCCCGCTACATCAAGCTGCGGACGGGGAAGACACGGACGAGGAAGCAGGTGAGACCAcggctctgcttttcttttggggTAGGGGATCGGGATGGGGGTGCCCGGTGAGCCCGGCGGGGTCCGGCTGTGCCGTGCCGCCCTTCCCGGGGGCGCCGTcctcgcctcctcctcctcctcctccttcttgtgctggttCGGCTCCGTGCTCTCcgtgaggagctgcagctccatcGCAGCAGCCTGTGCGTCCGTCGGCGTGCGCCTCCCTCTGCTTTTCCACCTGGATCCAGAGGCCGTCCCCACCTTGCTGCGTGCCCCTCGTGGCACACCCTGTGGGGGCGGCACCCCCAAAAGCCCCGGGCTGAGACCGAGCTGTCCCCATCACAGCCAGGGGACAGGCTGTGCCGTGCTGGTTTCGGGCAGCCTGGGGTGACACAGAGCTCGCTGCCCTGATGTGCCAGcacctggggctggcagcatgCAGGCAGGGATGCCAGTGGGTCGGGGCGGACGTTGTGGTCCCCCCCCTTTTAGCTGCATGGCACTGCAGCCCTCCAAGAGGTGCATCCGCTCGTAATGCACCCAGTGGTTCGTTCCTGCCCGCCGTGGCCGTGCTGTGTGTCCTGGTGGGCTCAGTGGCTGTCCCCGAGGGGACACTGGGGAGCAGGAGATCTCCCACACAGGGGTATGAAtgggtttggggtgttttggggtcACTCGTGCTGGGACTGCCCCGTGCCACCATCCCCATATGGGATGGGCGTACCTGCACCCCAGGTGCTGCGGGGAAAAACtcctccagggctgctgctggaaggagagggACCAGGGTCCGGCCACGGTCCTTACATCCTCTGTTCTCTTGTTTCACCTGGACCCTCTCCATGAGGGGAAGGATGGACCACAGGGCAAAACTGATGCTCTGGGCCATGCACACGTGCCCAAGCACATATGGTGGTGGTGGCGTCCCCTCCTGTGCCTTGTGCAGCCTGCTGGGAGAGGGAACGTGCCAAAATGAGCCCTGGTGCCTGgtggggacagagctggggcagggccaTGCACCCCGGGGGGTGGCTGtcagcagctcagccccttcGTCTGGACCCTGCACACTCACAGGGCTCTGGACAAAACAAATTTCTCCTCGCCTTTCCCACCTGGAGCTATGGGAACCGGCCTCTCCGTGCCACATCCCCCTCGGGGACACTGAGGCACCCTACGGGGGCACCCAGCGAGCACCCTCGGGGCTGTCTGCAAGAAAAGCCCCTGCACTCAcaccggggagggggctgccttTTCGGGacccctcccagcagcccacaGGCTTCGTTCCGAGCAGCACCGGCAGCATCCAGCGCGGCGTCCCGCGGTCCCCCcaatttttcctccctctctagCTCTCCCCGCCGCAGGAGCATCGGCATCTCCAGGAGCAcccgggggcagccccgcgccccctcTTTTCCGCACGTCCTTTCCCCCTGGGACGGCGGCGGCACACTTTTCGGGGTCATGTCTTCACGctctctgtgttttcctttccgAACGGCGTGGCGGGCCCTAGGTGTCCAGCCACATCCAGGTTCTAGCTCGGAAGAAGGTGCGGGAGTACCAGGTTGGCATCAAGGTACGTTGGCGCCCGTGCCCAGGTGTTCCCGGCGGTGTCTCTCTGAGCATGGGcagcccctctccttcctcttcttttcctctggttGACGGCTCTGCTGTTCCcctctcctgctctctctctgCAGGTCTCTAGCCACTTGCAGGTTCTTGCCCGGCGGAAATCTCGGGAGATTCAGTCCAAGCTGAAGGTACGCGCCCGCTTCCCCGCCTGGCCGCTGACCACTAACGCTCTCCGCTCTCTGGTGTGCTGCTTTCTCTCCTttggatggctttttttttctttcccccctcccttcgCTCCTGGAACCCGGTGGTTTTGTAGCGGCATCGCTTTGGGGTGCCCCGAGGAAAGTGCAGCTGGAAGGGCCGGTCGAGGTGCCCGGagcccttttctctccctcagaGCAGcaaattttggaggaaaaaaaccctctttTCACTCAGACCAAGACCCAGCCACGTGGAAGGGGAGGATTAAACCTCCCCCGGCGATGCACAAGCGCTGCCCTCCTCCTTTGGGCCAGCCAGGCTTCCCCCAGGAGGAAAAGGACCCAGCCCAGCGCAGCCAGCACagtaaagcaaaattaaaatgggaCCCCCGGAGGCGGGCTGATCACAAGCATGGTCCCCCCGGGATCGTGCCAGGGGATGTCCCATGCCAGGGGATCACAGAAGCAGCGATGTCCCCAGgtccctgcaggctgcctgctcaCGCTGCAGCACGTGCCAAGGTGCGGGCACGTTGCCCCCCCCGGGTGGTCCCGGGCCAGCCCCGTGGTTCCAGGGGCCAAGGGAGCCGAGCAAGGAAAATCTGGATCGCCCGCTCCTCTGGTtggcttctcttttccttccttccttctaacTGCAGCCCGACTAACCTTTCCGTAACCGTTTCCACCGTTCctcgtggtggtggtggggagggtGGGGATGGCGGGTGGGAGGTGGGCACGGCTGGCACGGGCAGGATCGGGGCCGTGCCCCAAGGACGGAGCCCTTCTGGGGTTGGATCCAGTCCTGGTGTACACGGTGTGAAGTTGGGGACAGCGTGGTCCCCATGGGCTGCCCCCCTTTGGGGACGTCCCCTTTGCACAGCCTGGGATGCTCCGGATTTAATCCCTGCACCATTAAACCGGGGAGCATCTCCCCCCTGCCGGTCCCTGGGCCAGATCCAGGAGggattttcctcctttcaccTTCCAGAGGATTTGGGGACCCGAAAGCTTTCGGCACCAAGCCCATGGGGTTCGCTCCCAGCACCTCTGGGCAAGGCTCGCTCAGTCCCCAAAGTGTCACCACCTTTTTGGGACGGGGCACCTCTTGGTGCAGAGCACCACCTGGCAGCTTGGGACATGTCCTGAGCTTACCCTGGGGTTTTGGCCCCTGAGGGTTTGAGGGCTGTGCCCCCTGAAAGTGCAGGGCAGGTTGTGGCAGACCCCAGTGCCGGGAGGGCCCCAAACCCCGGCTGTGTGCTGGGAGAAGCCAGGAGAGGGCACCCCAAACCTTTCGGGGCTGCTCCTCGGGGCTCGTTTGTCAAAACCAGACcccaggaggggctgcagggagatgaGCCAGGCAGGGTTAGCAACAGCAGAAGCCTTTGCAATgggtaataataattaaaaaaggcttttcttgcTGCACAACACACAGCGGGGGGGTGCAGGAGGAGCCGAGAGGCTCTGGGGGCTGCTCTGGCTGGGGGATAAGCGGGGAGCTATCGACCTCGCAGCCGCAGCCCTGCCGTGCCCCGGGTGAACACAAATCACCAAATCACCCGGCGGTGGTGGCTCCGTGAGCTGGGAGAGGTGGAGGGAGCAAAGGCTGAGCCCGCGGGACCCGGGCGGCACCGCGGTGCCCTCGGCTCCTGCCCTACAgagcaaaaggggaaaaaaacaaaaacaaagaaacaaaaacaaaacaaaacaaaggaaaaaaatgggttcCTTTAcggatttcttttttttaattttttttatttttgagggtTGGGCTGTGCAGCTCGTTGGGAAGCCCGCAAAGGTGTGGGTCTGGCTTGCTGCGCCCAGCGGCCATGCTGAGCCCCCAAAATATCGGGGCTCGGACACCCCGGTCCCAGCAGGGCCAAGCTGTGCACATCGGTGTCCCCCTCCAAAAGGATGGGTCGGGggggctctgtccccagcccaggctgcggTGACAATCTGGGGGGGGGGTTACACGGCTCGGGGGGTGCACGCCCAGGCTCtaaccatttcttttcctttcttttgtggACAGGCCATGAACTTGGTAAGTTTGTGCTGGTTGCCTTGCCTTTATCGCCCCGTCGCCTTGTGCCCCCCACCCCTTGCTACACCCTTGGTGCCccctgggggggtggggggggacagCTTGGGGACCTGGTGGGTCCCGCACAGAGGGGACATGTGCGAGATGATGGCATTAATGAACGCGGCTGTATTTTGGGGGGGGTATTTTGGGCATTCACCCCTGATCCCTCGCTTTGCAAACCctgcttggggagggggggggtcccagcctGCTTGGGGCTCTGTGTCACCCCCGTCTCCcctctgtgtccccccccccaggaccagGTCTCGAAGGAtaaggctctgcagagcatgGCTTCCATGTCCTCGGCGCAGATCGTGTCGGCCAGCGTCCTGCAGAACAAGCTcagccccccccctcctcttcctcaggcCGTCTTCTCTGCTGCCCCCAGGGTGAGGAAGGCTCCGCGGACCccaggctggggggggtgggagggggatCAGCCCCCACGTATGGACTTGGGGGGGGTCCACCAGGCtcctgggggtctctgggggcTCGGTGTGGGACTGGGGGGGGGTCAGAAGCCGCTGACTGTGTTCCCTCTGCTGTTCCAGTTTTGGAGTGGGCCGATCCCAGGACAGCCTGGACCCTCTCAGGAGTAAGTAGAAGCCCCCACCCCAGGCAGcgcccccccccacacaccttgACAAAAGGGCCCCCGGCCTCGTTACGCTAACGACCTGCTTCGTTTCGCAGCATTAAACCGTTTGCACAACCAGCTTACCCCATCCAGCCACCCATGCCTCCATCACTAGCCAGTAAGTGCCGTCCTCGCCGCGCTTCGCACCCCAAAACAGCTCCGGGGCcccccctctcccagctctgtgtcctgtgccacctccccagggtccccatcccagccccacaggggtAAAACCTGGGGTTTAAACCCAACCAAACCCCCCCACACCCGGTGACGGGGACTTCATCCCCACTTACCCCATCCTACGGGGGTGCAGCATCCCCACGGGGCCATCCCAGGAGAttttggaggggggggagggatgcACGGCGAGGGAATCCGATCCCCCCGCAGCTCAGGGTGGGGGGGGCTCTCCCCAGCTGacgctgcccccctcccccttgctccgggtgccccccccccaggttaCGAGCCCTTGGCTCCGCTCCCACCAGCCGCCTCGGCCGTGCCGGTCTGGCAGGACCGCACCATCGCCTCCGCCAAGCTCCGGCTCCTCGAGTACTCCGCCTTCATGGAGGTGCCACGGGACGCCGAAACGGTaaccgtgccccccccccccccgtgtgcCCACCCCGACCCCCTCGGGCCACCCAAAAGGCTCGCTCGGCCGGCTCGGGGCTGGCCGTGCCCGTCCTCGGTGGCGCCTCGCTTTTGggctgaccccccccccccccggtttaTTTTGGTCCCCCTACAGTACAGCAAACACCTCTTCGTGCACATCGGCCAGACGAACCCCTCGTACAGCGACCCGCTGCTGGAGGCCGTGGACATCCGCCAGATCTACGACAAGTTCCCCGAGAAGAAAGGCGGCCTCAAGGAGCTCTACGAGCGCGGCCCCCAGAACTCCTTCTTCCTCGTCAAGTTTTGGGTACGATCCGGTTTTCGAGCTTGGGTTCGGGCTCTGCCTGCTTTCAGGAGCTGGCGAGCGTCCCAAGAGGCTCCTGAAGCCGATGTCCCCGTCCCCAAGGGAGCGCTGGCTCCTGACAGCTCCCCGCGTGCTTCCCCCCCAGGCGGATCTGAACAGCACCATCCAGGACGGGCCGGGGACTTTCTACGGTGTGAGCAGCCAGTACAGCAGCGCGGAGAACATGACCATCACGGTCTCCACCAAGGTGTGCTCCTTCGGGAAGCAGGTCGTGGAGAAGGTGGAGGTGAGTCCTGCGGGACGGGGTGGGAGCGGGGTCCCCGCCGCGGGTCCTGGCtcaggatggggatgggatgggcaaACCCCCTGAACGGGGTGTAGGACACGAGGGTACCACCCCGGGCTGTGGTTCTTTCATCCCTGGCCCATGAGCACCATCCTGGGCCATCCCCACGATGTCCCCGTTGGCCACTGCCCTCATCTCCCCAATTTTGGCCCCCGCTGACGCCCCGGCTGTCCCCGCAGACGGAGTACGCGCGGCTGGAGAACGGGCGGTTCGTCTACCGCATCCACCGGTCCCCCATGTGCGAGTACATGATCAACTTCATCCACAAACTCAAGCACCTCCCGGAGAAGTACATGATGAACAGCGTCCTGGAGAATTTCACCATCCTGCAGGTACCTGCCCGCATCCCCCTCAGATCAAACCAGGGGTCCCCTGCCCAGGGCGCTTTGTATTGACCGCAcaagtgcagcagctgggattGAGGCCATGCAATGCCTCCCCTGAATAATAGGTACCAAAATTTCCATGGTGTAGTTaaagcagctgggctggagccCGTGCCACCTCCCAAAGAATGGGAAGTGAATTTTTGGTGGCGCAGTGAAAGCAGTGCCTGGAGTTGTGCGTCCCCAACCCACCCGACCTACAGGCAGCAAATCCGCACGGTGCAAACCGAGTGCCTGTGCCTGAGGccgtgtccccccctcccctccaaacTGCAGGGAGCAAATCCTGATGGTGTCAATGATGTAAAAAGTGGCTGAGACCAAGCCCACGCGCTCACCCTCCTAAATAAGGGGTAGCAAGACTTTGGGTGGCGCAAATAAAGCGGTTGTGCCTGTTCTGTGCTGCCCCCTGAGGAACAGAGTGCAAATTTAGTGTGAATTTGGTGCAAACGAAGTGGCTGTGCCTGAACCTATGCAATCCCCCCCCCTACATAAAAGCAACCCCCCTCCTTGGGCTCTCTCCTGACTGCGCTCTCTGCTTTGCCGCAGGTTGTTACGAACAGGGATACCCAGGAAACCTTGCTCTGCATAGCCTTTGTTTTCGAGGTCTCCACCAGCGAGCACGGCGCCCAGCACCACGTGTACAAGTTGGTGAAGGACTAGGGGCCCTCTGGGACGGGCGGGGGCACGaggggcgcggggagggggggccgTGCAGAAACGCCGCCCGTGCCCCCCGGCCTCGTGAGAAGTCATTTgaagagagaaggaggaggaggaggaggaggaagaaaaacaatagcCAAAAAAGACTGACTTGCGATCGCAGATGTTTTCTACTTAGGaacagttcctttttttttttttttttaataaataaaaaaacaaaaaagaagaatgagaaaGGAACCGTAGGGAGAAAGGAACCCATGTCCGGTGATGGAAGGGGACAGAGCAGCCCTCGGTGGCACCGATGAAGGCCAGCACCGTGCCGTGCCGCCCCCAGTGGGACGTCGGAGCGGAGGACGACCCCCCCCCGGTCCCGagtgggcaggaggagcacgGTGGCTCGGCCAGGACGCGGTGGCACCAGCCCCTCGGCATCGTCCCCAGGGCAGCGGCGTGGCTGCGGCGTGGCAGAGCCCGGCGCTGGGGGTGGCGGCGGGGACGTGGGGACGTCCCTGCAAGGCCAGGGCAGAAGTGCCGAGGTGGGAGCAGgtaggagcagggcaggagaggggctgcggagggggggtgctgctgctgctgcatcccagGAACaggcacccttgggtgccttAAAAAGGAGGGATGGGAGAAGCTGCGTCTCGGGTCCCTCACCCCAAGGAGGGTGCTCCTCGTCCGACCCTGTCTGGTGGTGTTGGAGTGGGAGGGCATCGATGATGCAAAGCAACTTTttatggctcttttttttttcctttttttttttttttaattaaagtgctttttaatactttttaaaaagacaccGTGCTTGGAATCGGGATCTGtccctcctgtgctgctccGCGGTGCCGGGGacctgctccctgcctgtccctggtGCCGGTGGCCAGAGGAGGTGGCGGAGCCGAGCTCACTGGGTCAGAGCCATATGGCAAAATTACGTGGCTCGGGCAGGCACGGGGAAGGTTTGGGGTCACCACACTCACGTGGGGTCCCTGCAGAGTGCGGCCGGGTTCGTGCGTGGCAGTGGGAGCCCCGGGCTGTGCTTGCGCTTTCAGGGATTACGCTTGGGGGCTTTGCCAGTGCCAAGCACCCCCGGTGTAGCTTGCTGAGGTGTAACGAGGACAGTGCAGTGGATTTGCCTGATTTACTTTGCATATgtaaatttccctttttttttttttttttttccttttttgcctgttttctgtGTTGACAATTCTGGTGTCGGCTTTTCCTGGCAGCCCGCAGAGAGCGGCCGGGTGTTGGCTTGGGCAGGGAGGAGCGCGCGGTGCAGAGCTGTGAGCAGGCAGAGGTCGGGGCAGAGGGGACAGAGCGGGGACAGAGGACACGAGGGACACGGGACTGGGTATTTCTGCGTCAttttgggggctgcagccccaaaaTAACCCAACGCAGCGTGCCCGGTCCTGTGGCGGCGGCTGCAAGAGCATCCCCGGGAAGGATGCAGAGCGGCAGAGGTGGCGCGGAGCAGggtggcaggggacagggacCCGAAGGAGGTGACAATTTGGCCCTGGCCTTGGTGCCGGAGGGGGAGCGAAGGCAGCGGGAGGTGCAGAGCCAGGTGCTGCGGGATGGCAGGAGGGATTTGGGatgggggagcaggggctggggagccaGGGGGGGTGTTGGGGTGCGATGGTGCCGGGCGCGGAGGGGCAGGAACAGCGCAGAGAGCTCAGGATTCGGCCTTGCAGCCCCGTGGGGACTTCGACCTCACCGCCGGGAGAAGCCACCCCCATGCCCATGTCCTGCtcgaaggaaaaaaaaaaaaaaaaaaaaaggaaaaatggggaaagCCACAGCCCCCCCTACCCATCCCAGGGCTGCGCCGCCCAGCTGCGTTCTCATATGTagcatgtttgtttgttgtttcctggttttgtctgttttttgttttttccttttcttttttttttttttttcttctttcctttcctttctcaccGATCTAAAACTCTGGGAATTAAAGCTCCAAACCTCCCCGCCACCACACACACGCCTGCCCTGCCTCTTgcctctgcctccccccccAGGGGATGAAG includes these proteins:
- the TEAD3 gene encoding transcriptional enhancer factor TEF-5 isoform X1; the protein is MDKSLDNDAEGVWSPDIEQSFQEALAIYPPCGRRKIILSDEGKMYGRNELIARYIKLRTGKTRTRKQVSSHIQVLARKKVREYQVGIKAMNLDQVSKDKALQSMASMSSAQIVSASVLQNKLSPPPPLPQAVFSAAPRFWSGPIPGQPGPSQDIKPFAQPAYPIQPPMPPSLASYEPLAPLPPAASAVPVWQDRTIASAKLRLLEYSAFMEVPRDAETYSKHLFVHIGQTNPSYSDPLLEAVDIRQIYDKFPEKKGGLKELYERGPQNSFFLVKFWADLNSTIQDGPGTFYGVSSQYSSAENMTITVSTKVCSFGKQVVEKVETEYARLENGRFVYRIHRSPMCEYMINFIHKLKHLPEKYMMNSVLENFTILQVVTNRDTQETLLCIAFVFEVSTSEHGAQHHVYKLVKD
- the TEAD3 gene encoding transcriptional enhancer factor TEF-5 isoform X2, producing the protein MDKSLDNDAEGVWSPDIEQSFQEALAIYPPCGRRKIILSDEGKMYGRNELIARYIKLRTGKTRTRKQVSSHIQVLARKKVREYQVGIKVSSHLQVLARRKSREIQSKLKAMNLDQVSKDKALQSMASMSSAQIVSASVLQNKLSPPPPLPQAVFSAAPRFWSGPIPGQPGPSQDIKPFAQPAYPIQPPMPPSLASYEPLAPLPPAASAVPVWQDRTIASAKLRLLEYSAFMEVPRDAETYSKHLFVHIGQTNPSYSDPLLEAVDIRQIYDKFPEKKGGLKELYERGPQNSFFLVKFWADLNSTIQDGPGTFYGVSSQYSSAENMTITVSTKVCSFGKQVVEKVETEYARLENGRFVYRIHRSPMCEYMINFIHKLKHLPEKYMMNSVLENFTILQVVTNRDTQETLLCIAFVFEVSTSEHGAQHHVYKLVKD